A genomic segment from Aspergillus puulaauensis MK2 DNA, chromosome 1, nearly complete sequence encodes:
- a CDS encoding Zn(II)2Cys6 transcription factor domain-containing protein (COG:S;~EggNog:ENOG410PN8D;~InterPro:IPR001138,IPR036864;~go_function: GO:0000981 - DNA-binding transcription factor activity, RNA polymerase II-specific [Evidence IEA];~go_function: GO:0008270 - zinc ion binding [Evidence IEA];~go_process: GO:0006355 - regulation of transcription, DNA-templated [Evidence IEA]) — protein sequence MSLRRKSCNACFKGRRKCNLAYPICDICRKTKKVCQYAYPPITEPSDDHSTASDSSIAQLAMPDDTLEALMGAVDTSLGYLESGDIAGLFELSPQFPQPGSASGLMMPESPPSLLGGIGRFLGSLGEVQPIQGSTQSWQWMIDELKHFPPEFAQRAETIFIHRDLYRDAMPQPIRTALGVSSMSRMLSDANRDVFFRIIDAEFLELLQPTNPAPLLDELARLQALVIHQTLRLFHGDIAQRIVAEQQQGILLASALKLLGRSQPEPSETSRDSWILAECIRRTAIIVYMLYGVNSIFRDGVCVGLHTLVKLPISTTLTRWDSEGDQDPGSGSAIAYEDFFARWLVSTPRHLDRFEKLLLVPCQGLDSVNAYTGAV from the coding sequence ATGTCTCTCAGACGCAAGTCTTGTAATGCCTGCTTCAAGGGCCGCCGGAAGTGCAATTTGGCCTATCCCATATGCGATATCTGTCgaaagacgaagaaggtcTGCCAATATGCTTATCCGCCTATTACCGAGCCCAGCGACGAccattcaacagcatcagaCAGTTCTATCGCTCAGCTAGCCATGCCTGATGACACTCTGGAAGCGTTGATGGGGGCAGTTGATACTTCGCTTGGTTACCTAGAATCAGGCGACATCGCCGGCCTGTTCGAGCTATCGCCACAATTTCCCCAGCCCGGATCGGCGTCAGGTCTGATGATGCCCGAATCTCCACCGAGCCTGCTGGGAGGTATAGGGAGGTTCCTGGGTTCTCTGGGCGAGGTCCAGCCCATCCAAGGCAGCACGCAATCCTGGCAATGGATGATTGACGAACTGAAACATTTCCCGCCAGAATTCGCCCAGCGAGCAGAAACAATCTTCATTCACCGCGATCTATATCGCGACGCCATGCCACAGCCTATCCGGACGGCACTTGGTGTCTCTTCCATGTCGCGCATGCTGTCCGATGCTAATCGGGATGTTTTCTTCCGGATCATAGATGCTGAATTTCTTGAACTTCTGCAGCCCACAAACCCGGCTCCTCTACTCGACGAACTTGCCAGGTTGCAGGCGTTGGTGATTCATCAAACATTACGGCTTTTTCACGGCGACATCGCCCAGCGGATTGTAGCCGAACAACAGCAAGGCATCTTGTTGGCATCTGCGCTGAAGCTCCTTGGCCGTTCTCAACCCGAGCCATCTGAAACAAGCCGGGACAGCTGGATCCTCGCAGAGTGTATCCGCCGGACGGCCATCATAGTGTACATGCTCTACGGTGTAAACTCAATTTTCCGAGATGGGGTCTGCGTCGGGTTGCACACATTGGTCAAACTGCCCATATCAACAACTCTCACCAGGTGGGACTCTGAGGGTGATCAGGATCCAGGGTCTGGCAGCGCGATAGCATACGAGGATTTCTTTGCCCGTTGGCTCGTTTCCACACCAAGGCACCTAGATCGCTTTGAGAAGCTGCTCCTTGTTCCATGCCAGGGACTGGATTCTGTCAACGCATATACTGGGGCTGTTTAA
- a CDS encoding uncharacterized protein (COG:S;~EggNog:ENOG410PN7M;~SECRETED:SignalP(1-20)), which yields MHALSKIVSATTAFTVVVEAAMGPAFSTGPVASDSFIREATSTLTLPKAPSGSSGDASLWVGMGTSNGDLIQSIADNWQSDDWSIYAYTLLSTGENSQMPVQGESSTAVAGDKVTMHYKFDDSTGNYTQTVLVNGESVSTLSTSDGQAQGWGSSVECAAEDCGTMPAHTWTDTKIILDVADPNYINTMGKGEGVTGEMSTSDGGKTWTVTTIEIPEFSF from the exons ATGCATGCTCTCAGCAAAATAGTATCGGCCACTACAGCCTTTACCGTTGTGGTAGAGGCTGCCATGGGACCCGCGTTCAGCACTGGTCCTGTCGCGTCCGACTCATTCATCCGCGAAGCGACTTCCACCCTCACTCTCCCCAAGGCTCCCAGTGGCTCTTCTGGTGATGCGTCTCTATGGGTTGGCATGGGAACCTCGAACGGGGATCTTATTCAGTCCATTGCCGACAACTGGCAATCTGACGATTGGAGTATCTATGCCTACACGCTTCTGTCGACCGGGG AAAATTCGCAGATGCCCGTTCAGGGAGAGTCATCCACAGCCGTCGCTGGCGACAAGGTGACGATGCACT ACAAATTCGATGATTCAACCGGAAACTACACGCAGACTGTTCTCGTTAACGGCGAGTCTGTCTCTACTCTCTCCACCAGTGATGGGCAGGCCCAGGGCTGGGGCAGTTCCGTGGAATGTGCCGCGGAGGACTGTGGTACCATGCCCGCCCATA CCTGGACTGATACCAAGATCATTCTTGATGTTGCCGACCCGAACTATATCAACACTATGGGTAAGGGTGAGGGAGTTACCGGGGAGATGTCAACCAGTGATGGTGGAAAGACCTGGACTGTCACTACGATCGAGATTCCGGAATTCTCTTTTTGA